aaggagtttttgtgcctcatacatgctctttggcagaATGTGACCATCCAGGAAcaggctcccaaaaactgtcagGATAACATTGAAGGCTTCTCGACTCCAGCTAAACTGGGACTTTACATCCATTAGGCATGCAATGGCATCCaattgagaaaccttggtatgcccgtgaaggggttgctgtgctgCAGACAACATGCGGTAATACGTCTTTGCGGTTGCCTCTGGATCCTCCTCCCTACATCCttcatcgaagtgtgcttcatgatagtcatttaacatgtctcctaccctggcatcatcatcataatcctcgatgcgttgtctcacgACCTCCTCTCTCACAcgatcggcttcaccatggtatatCCACCGGGTATAGTGTGTCGTAAATCCATTCTTGCAAAGATGTTTACCCATGACCTCCTTTGTTTGTCGACGCATGTTTGCACAAATGCTGCAGGAACACCAAGTGATACTCGCTCCTTTAACCTTAGCAAATGctagttccaagaaagcatcggtcttctcaatccattcatcggtcaatgaactctgactagagcggcccgtgtacatccactcacgGTCATCCATCCTCTAACATATCAGCGAGtaaaataaaaatcaattgcatctacAGTTTCCTATACTGtctaataggtgaagataggtcccaATCCCACCAGAGGATGTGTAGAtggggttagtttccatgctctactcgTATCCGAAATAGAATTTCggtagcacctccccgctgttctccaaatacacgtcctggcAGGGATATTGTGTATCAGAAGAACAACAGGGAGAtactgccgaaactctatctcaaATTGGAGTACACCATGGAAACTAAGCccatctacacatcctcgggctgtccaaaaagcgtggacaattcgaaacagatacggttatagatatgcaaggaTTTGCATATTGCCAACcatatctctttcgaacgggagatgcataggttacgtgatatatgAACATGATATGGCAAGAAGGGGTCTTTTGTTGCTCACCTTACAAGATATGCAAAGTGATGAGTCGAGGACAGTGCAATAGCCTCTCCTACAAACCAAGGAACATTATAGTGTCAAATctaaatttcggcagcacctcccctacatggtgaggtttccaaaacctgcaacaaatAAAATGGCACGATGGACGACAACCACATACACACCAAAcaaatggcacgatggccgacaaccacatacaCATCTTATACCTTGCAAAACCATGACAAGTCAAAGATGTAGGGCAGTAGGAGGGCAAGGCGGACGACGGCGGCAAGGCGGGGCAGCGAGTGGCGAAGCCTATTTTAACACATCAATTAGCAATAGGATCAGACCAATTACTAAATACTTATGGAAATGGAAAGTGGGGAACTATTTTTATAAATGAATGGTGCTAACATGATCAAGTGGTACATATGCAGCATATACGAACATAAGAAATTAGTTAATCAGTACAAGCATAAATGATGTACAAAGTGAACAAAATGATTTGTTTGAAGTACATGTTGCAGTTACTAGTTATAAGAAATTTGTTTGAAGAATGTTTACCAGCAGGAGAGCAGGGGCGGTGCAGGgggtagggcgccggccgccgggcgccAGGGAGGCAGGGGAGGTGTAGGGCGCCAGGCGCTGGGGAGGTGCAGGGAGAGCTAGCGGCGGGGTCCCGAGGGGGCACGAGCGGGAGTGAGGGCAAGGCGagctggcggcgggggtggggtgCCAGGGAGCTGGCAAGGGTGCTCGCAGGGCCAGCGGTGGCCGTGAGAaagcggcgggggggggggccAAGGGAGGCCGGAGGCGAGGGCAAGGGAGGCCAGAGGCGTAGGTGGCGTCGGCGGCACGGGGCGGgcacggacggcggcggtggggtggcATGGGCTGGTGGTGGGGCAAGGGTCACCGGCAGGGTGGTGCGACTGTGTGTGTGAGTGCATGAGTGGAGTGTGTGTGAGTGCGTGAGTGCGTGGCCGGCGGGGTGGTTGTGccaaaactttgccgagtgccctacaTCTAGTACTCGACAAAgtcaaagtttgccgagtgctagatctagggcactcggcaaaccccttttattttttctttgcaattttttgaaacggtAAAGAgggactttgccgagtatcGTATaggcgacactcggcaaacccagtTTATATTTCATGGACACttttcccttcttttccttAATatgttttaataaatttgttcccatgtactttgaaaatatcttgtcaaattcactcagcaatgcatattttatttttctacgaatattattccattatttcatgcagttatacctcaaattcaatttatatcaattaaaattctataattgcagttaacaaattaaaattatcaaatggatccgaaaaattaccaaaatttgacatgaaccaatctatgttgtataTTGCTTATACAAAAAaatttgaagtcaaaccccaattcgaccatcactttgactccaaatcttatcggatccttctcaacgctatGATTCTTCTTCAGATATACTTCCGTTTGTAAGCATCGTACGTGGTAAAATGTGCAAAATCTtcttaattttttaccacagcctccacatatgatatcatcagatcttgacaaatctcatgattttcagactttgtttgctttttatagaatttaaaaaccattcggcTACACATTCATAGTCGTGTTTCctaaacaagatgttcgaaatttcctTTCATTTCCCAAGTAAGGCCTCACACTGGACTCAAGaacatgaatattatttttccactcattttattccattatttcaatcacttgtagttcaaatttgacttataccaaaaaattcctctaaatacaataaattaattaaatgtAGCAAACAGAttgaaaaatataccaaatttaaAATATAGTAACACATGTTGTATGAGGAGAGTAGGAAAAGTTTGGATGGCAGGAGGTGAAAAAAACTTATTATTTTACCGAGTGCCTCGTAGAACACTCGGTAAACATATgactttaccgagtgtttcTAAAAGACACTTGGCAAATAAGtgtctttaccgagtgtcactaacggacacttggcaaagtgcTAATGGTCGACACGCCGTCTGACGGCCGTCACACGTGGCGGTCACGTGGTGGCGTTTTGCTGAGTGTccattctttgccgagtgtcgcgttgctgtttgccgagtgttttatttccGACACTTGGCAAATCtgttttttgccgagtgtaatttatatgccgagtgtttttagctcagCACTCGACAAAggtgttgtttgccgagtgcctgaagGAATGCACTCAGCAAatataaaaacactcggcaaattcaaggtttccggtagtgaccAGTAAAAACTACTATGGAATTACACAATGCCCTTTCTTTGTCGATTCATCTGGACTGAAGAAACAAAGAGATGAACCTAGATTATGTGGCTCCAAGAATAtatgtgctcattttcttttggcATCATATAACAGGTTAGCATCAATAGTTAAATCTTATGTGGTACATGAAGAAACCCACAGAGATTGGTGCGGAGACTGACATAGTACATAAACAACAAATAAAATGGCAGTTTCAAAGCAACACAAGTGACATTTTTACTAAACTAAGTAATAGAAGCACCGAATCTTGGAGACTTCTAGGATGATGAAACTCGGGGACGTTTCAAATGACAGTATATATTTTTTACAAAAGAATCTTCCTCCACTTCCTTATATGAATAAACCTGAAATTGGTATTTTGTGTATCATGGTTCCCACAGCTATAGGAGAATAATGGATGGCTTCAGCCTGCATCGCCAAGATGGTTAGCAAAGTGTGCTCTTACGTAGAAGATCAGCATGAATACCAAAGGGATGATGCAAAGGACAAACTAACCAGGCTCAATAATAACCTTTGGAAGATCCCAGCCGTGCTGCACAAAGCCTCAAGCTTGCAAACTAAGGATTCAAGCATGGAAAGTTGGCTAGGGAACATCAAAGATGCTGCATACCAGGCTGAGGATGTTCTTGATTTATTTGACTATCGCTTTTTAGAAGCGAAAGCTGAAGACATGGAAAAGCTGATGGCCAACACATTTGATTATGCTACTGCTGGTTCTTCCTCTTCAACTAtatcaacaacaaccagcaacACTGCCTCTACCAGACCAGCACCAGCTCAACAGTAAAACGGTCAGTTCGTGTTTTGAAACGCTTCCTTTTCTCTGATGAAGACCTTAATAAGTTAATTGCAAATGTGGATAAGTTTGATAAGATTGCTAGTGAGATGCAAACATTCCTAGAGCTGACTAACACAAGGGATAGGAAACCGGGAAAAGCACTTCAGTGGTGAAGAACAACTTCTATGCTAGGGATCACAAAATGTTTTGGTCGAGGTGGTGAAGAAACGAAGCTAAAGAAATTACTGATGAACAGACAAACGATGAATCCAGCAAATCATATTCTGTAATAGCAATAGTTGGAGTTGCCGGTGTTGGTAAAACTGCGCTACTGCAGAGAGTATATAGCCATTTTCGTGATACAGGACATTTTGATATCATGGCATGGCTCTATGTCTCAGAAAAATTTGGTATCAAGCGCCTAACAAAGGAGATGGTCACAGAAATGTCGCaaattgaaaaggaaaagagatgGTACAAGCAGGATTGCATGGCATGCCTCCATACCAGATGACTTGAACAGCATCAGTAACTTAGATCTTGCTCAAAGAATACTTCAAGACAAGCTGAATGGGAGCAGGATTTTGGTAGTACTTGATGACGTTTGGAATGAAATGAGCAGCAAATGGGAAACACTGTACAAGCCCCTTCAGTTTGCGAGTAAGGGCAGCAAACTGGTTCGGAGCAACAGAGATGATACATTTAAATGGCCTGGAAGGCAAAGAGTACTTGGGTCACTTTATGCAATGTGTATTTGGTAATGCAACTCCATCAGGTTTTCCAACGTTAGTAAAAATTGGTAAACAACTGGCTAAGAAATTGGCTGGTTCACCACTAGCAGCTAAGACGGGAGGAGGTGAACTGAAACTGAACCTACAACTGTCCTTAGAAGCAAATTGTGGCAGATTGAACAGACAGCAGATGATATTATGCCAGCACTAAAATTGAGCTATGAGCATCTTCCAAATCATTTGAAGCGGTGCTTTGTTTACTTTGCATTGTTTCCTAAGAACCACCAACTTCAAGGTGATGTGCTCATTCAGATGTGGCAAGCACACGCAATATGGCTCGTGCGTAACCAAGTTGGTGCAGGTTACGTATATCTCGGGAGATCGAGGCTGTGCGCGTCCCTCCCCTCCCAGCCGTATCTCAGACAGGTTACGCAGAATGCATGCGTAACCCGGGCTGTGCACGTAACCCAGGCAGTCGTGCCACGTAACATGGCGAGTTGGTGCAACTTATGTTGGTTCAACACGACCAACCATTCCTCGGGATTGCCACGGTGGTAACCCAATCTACCTTAGATGGCAGTATGCCATGTAAATCAGGCGGTTGTACCACGCAACATGGCTCGTGCGTAATGAATTTACGCACGCAGATTCGATACGTCCTGTACCTCGGGAGAGGTAGATACAGATGGGTGGTAAGCTAATATACCTTAGATGGCAGCATGCCGTGTAACACAGGAAATTGTACCACGCGACATCGCTTGTGCGTAACTGAGTTGGTGTAGGTTATGCGTGCCTCGGGAGACCTGGGTTGTGCACGTCCCTCCCCTCCCAGCGGTATGTCGGGCAGGTGCATGCGGTTGGGCCACGTAACATGGCTCATGCATAACTGAGTGGGCGCATGTTATGCAGATTTGACACGACCAGCCGTTCCTCGAGATTGCTACGGTGATAACCCAATCTTTCTTAGATGATAGCATGCTGTGTAACCTAGGCGATTGTACCATGCAACATGGATCATGCGTAACGGAGTGGCTGCAGGTTACTCATGCCACGGGAGACCTGGGCTGTGCGTGTCCCTCCCCACCCAGCCATATCTTGGGCAGCTTATGCAGAATGCATAAGTAACTCGGGGCGTGGCGTGCGTGTCCCTCTCTCAGCCATGTCTCGGGCGGTGCGTATAACCCAAGAGGTTGTGCCACATAACATGGCTTATGcgtaaccgagttggtgcaggtTACGCAGATTCGACACGACAAGCCGTTCCTTGGGATTGCTATGGTGGTAACCCAATTTGTCGTAGATGGCAGCATGCCGTGTAACCCAAGCGATTGTAGCACGCAAAATGGCTCGTGTGTAAAAGAGTTGGTATAGGTTACGCATGCCTTTAAAGGTCTGCGCGTCCCTCATAGCCGTATGTTGGGCAGGTGCATGCGTAACCCGGGCTGGGCGCATTCATCTCCTAGCCGTGTCTCAGCGCGGTGCGCGTAACCCAGCGGTTGTGCCACATAACATGGCTCATGCGTAACCGAGTGGGTATAGGTTACACAAATTCGACACGACCAGCCATTCGTCGGGATTGCTatggtggtaacccaacctgCTTTAGATGGCAGCATGCCGTGTAACTCAGGCGGTTGTACCACGCAACATGGCTCGTGcgtaaccgagttggtgcaggtTACGCATGCCTCGGGAGACACGGGTTGTGCGCGTCCCTACCTTCCTAACTGTATCTCAGTCAGGTTACACAGAATGCATGGCGTAACCCGGGCTGTGTGCGTCCCTCTCCCAGCCATGTCTCAGGCGGTGCACGTAACCTAGGTGGCTGTACCACATAACATGACTCATACGGAACTGAGTGGGTGCAGGTTATGTAGATTCGATACGACCAACCGTTCATCGGGATTGTTATGGTGGTAATCCAATCTGCCTTATATGGCAGCATACCGTGTAACCCAGGAGATTGTACCACACAACATGGCTCGTGCGTAACCGTGTTAGTGCAGGTTACGCATGCCTCAGGAGATCCGAGTTGTGCCCGTCCCTCCCCTCCCAGCCGTATCTTGGGCAGGTTACGCAGAATGCATTCGTGACCCAGGCTGTGCGCATCCCTCTCCTAGTCAGATCTCGGGCGGTGTGCATAACCCAAATGGTTGTACCACGTAACATGGCTCATGCATAACTATGGGGTGCAGGTTACATAGATTTGACACGACCAGCTGTTCCTCGGGATGGTTACGGTGGTAACTCAGGCTGTGTGCGTCCCTCCCAGCCATGTCTAGAGCAGGTAAGGTTACGCAGAATGCATGCGTAACCCGGGCAGGTTCCCGTTGCATAGGTGCGTGCAACGCGTCGGGAGCATTGCCATTAGCCGCGTGAAGATGGTGCGTATGTAACCAAGGTCGGCTAGTAGTATATGGCAGTTGGGCACTACAGTACGCACAATGCGGCGAGACGGATGGGATCCGTCATCCGTGATGCCGTCCACGTAACAAATAAATGGGGAAAGAGAAGAGGACGCGACGATTCCTATGGTCGGGGCCTCGTcgtgcccctccctctcccagcACACCCACTACCTCTCTCTCCCTTGGCCATATCGCAAACGCCGGCCCCCGGGATCTGATTTGCCCCGACGATCGACCAACGTCTGGTGGTTGGTCAGTTCTCGCCTCGAGTACCCTTTCTCTGCCAATGTGATTCATAAATCTTACAATTCCCGACCATCCCTattctttacctattattaaagcaagtaacgtctCTGCCTGGGTTTTCGTacgtcgtggtcattttgcaaaaaaaaccctaacgtttcgtgaaatcaacccgcagtccattaTTATGAAGAGACTGGGTGTCggatggaaaaaggagggaagggagggggttaaaggggaaaAACTTCTCCCCGACCTTGGCCTCGGCTGCTCAGGCCGCGCGCCCACCCTTCACGgccgtgccgcgccgcccgccacggccgctcGCTTCCCCCTCCCTCCGAGCCGCGCCCTGCGCCGGATCCAGATCCGGCGGgagcagggaggggcggcggggagcgagggcgggcggcggagcggcctcGCGGCAGCCAGCGGAGCGGGCGGTCGGCGGCCCCCTCCCTGCCAGGCACTGCTAGGCTACAgctgcccgcccgcccgccacggccgctcGCTTCCCGCTCCCTCCGAGCCGCGCCATGCGCCGGATCTAGATCCGGCGGgagcagggaggggcggcggggagcgagggcgggcggcggtccACGAGCGAGGTCGAGGTAGGAGCCCGGCCAGCGGCACACGAGCGGGGTCGAGGTCGGAGCCCGACCGCCGGCGCACGAGCGGGGTCGAGGTCGgagcccggccgccggcgcacgagcaaggcggcggcgacgcacgCATGGGGTTGGGGCGGAGTGTGGTGGTAGGGGCGCATGCGCGGGGCCGGGGGCAGAGCATGGCGACGGCGGGGCAACGGAGACGGAGTGGCGGCCGGAGCGTCGTGcgcccggaggcggcggggattgCAAGCCGCCCACCCAGGTATAATCCCACCTCGCCAATTTGCACCCGAAATCACGTGCTTAAAACCCGGGATACGGATACGGGTAATGTCTCCAATGTGGGCGGAGCGCAGACGCTGACGCCGCGAGGCGGAGCTCATGCACTTGAGCACCGGGGCGACATTGCTCGGGCGAACTGCCAGCCGGCGGTACACCGCGTCAATTTGCGGGAGACATTATTGCGGCCACCACGGCCATCGTGGACGACGATAATCTCTGGTGAGGTGAGCTTCTGGTCGATTTCTCTTGGTCTTTGGTTGCCATCAATCTCCCAGGAATCCACCATTCGTCATGTGGAACCTTGATTCCAGTGCTTGACTGATGATTCAGATCGTGAAGATGAGCAGGTGTGTAGCAGCAGTTGGATCTGGTTAACTAGCTCCTGACGTACACCACTTGTGATGCATGCTAGGTGCTCGATTAAATTACCACTGCACATATGTTATCTGAAATGAAGAATCATAAATTGCCTGGACACCAAGGAATTCAAAGGCTGCTGCAATGGAAGGGGGCCGAGGACAGAGTATATGGGGAATACATTACAACTAGATCCACAAACTGCAAACTGCAAAGCTAAATGGTTGTCGTTTGAAAACCACAAACTGCAGTTGAAGGTTAGTTAACACCATCTGATCTTTCCTGAGCTGAACTGTGAACTTTTGAGAGTTAGAGCGAATGTGCCATAACATGCTAATGCCAAATCTTTTTCTTTATTAATTGACTATGTTCAATTCTCAGGTTGCTACAACAGGATATTAATGTGCAGTGAGGTGTTGTTTGTTGTACTACGAGGAGTGCAGCTGCACTTCAATTAGTTTGGCCAGTCGATTTAAGGTGATGAATCTATACTTATCTAACACTCACTCACTATGAGGTGATGTTCTAATACTATGCTTGTAGCTGACATTTTTTACCTAATGTTCTCAAGTGGTACTGATCAAGTGTAGCTATATATGTTGCTTGTCTGATAAAAAAAAGGAGCAACCTGTTCATATAGAATGTTTTTGAGAATAGTCAATATTTTAGGTTGTATAGATACAGCTGCAATGAAACCTTCTCAGTGATACATTCTTTGACCTAAGCTAGGTCAGCGTTGGGCCTTCAAATCGAACTCTCATTTGATGTGCATGTGTATATATAAAAAGGTTTGATGAATCAGTGCTGGCTTCCTGCGTTAACATATTCTGGCCAGTGGTGTGTTAGTCTTTGACACCTCTCAGatactgttgttgtttttcCCCTTACATTAGAAAGCATGCTAGGATTTAGTACCTGAGAGGTGAAAGTAATTTCTTTGACACCTCTCAGATTCTGTGTTGCTTGGATGTGAAAGTAAATTGACTATATTCAAACTTGATGTATGATGGAACTCTTGTTCCCGTTTTAACATTGCGAACTTCAAAGGATAGGATCCTTATGCTGTATTGGCAGCTATTGCAACCTGTTCTCATGTTGATGCTGGAGGAGTTTGATTAAGCTTGAAAATTCATAATAATAGAAGCTATGTTTTACATcatattgttttctttttacaaaATTTTTATATGATAAGAACAGTGTTTTTATTGGTAATGCAATCAATGATCATACATCTTTGAAAAGTATGCTTTTATCGCCCTGAAATAATAGTCATTGCATTTATGCCTCAGACTGCCATACATCATTAACAGAATCAACTTGGTTTAATATTCAGGGGGGGATGTTATATTTGTGACTAAAGGTTCATACTATTTGATCGAGTCTTGATAGCTTCTCATTGTATATGCAACACGTCTGAATATGACCAAATTAAGGATGTATGCCCTGGACTGAATATGATAATAAGTTCACCTGAATATGATTAATATGATTTCTGAATATGTGTGGTAGATAATGTGAAGAATATCTGGTCCTAGGAATACTCATATTTGGACATGTTGCTGATTGATTCCTTTAGTTGTTTTCAGATAGTACCATTATTGTCTTGGAATCTCTGTCCTTTCTTAGGTAGAGATAtaattctccttttccttgttCTGTCATGCATACTATTGGAAAAGCTACTAGCTGTTCATCCAAAGAATCGTCCAACTGCAGAAGAGGTAATCCTTTGGTGCTCTCTTACCTTAATTTTTCTGGTGCATCGGTTCCATATATGACAGATGTTCCATATTCACTGATTATATGCCTTTCTAAGGTCTCGGTCAGGATTTCTTTATTTACTAATTAAGTTCCTATGGAATGTGCAAAACATTATCTTCCTCTGGTCAAGCGTTAGGCCATCAACCATTGAAGGTATAGATGACTCCTGTAGGTTCTCCATGTGATTATTGGATTTAAGGGCATTCTGTTGTAAGTTCAGAATCTGGTATATTTACTTTAAGGCTAAAACTGTAGATTTGTATGTCTGCACATTACTTTTGTTAGCAAATCAGTTTCTGCCGTTTCAGTTGGCTGAAGATTTAGTAGCTCTAAGGATTGGTCCATAGTTTTTGTCCTCTACATGTCAAAGTTACTTCatattcctttttattttaatacCGTTCTATAGTTATTTTGTGATACATGCTAAAATTATGACCAAATTTCATACTTAAAATGTTGGTGGTTGCTATCTGTAGCATTACTTAAGAAGGTTTAATATCAGCCAAGCACAACTTGTAATTCCTTTAAAGTTTATTTCTAGGATCCAGATGACATTGTCAATATGAATTATTCATTCTGTGCTTGTGAAGGGATAGCCACCTGCCACCCCAAATATCCAAGTGGGAAACATAAGCAGATTGATAAGGTGAATCAGCTTAGTTTTTCACTAAGAGGTGGACCTGATAATTCCCATATTTGAGGGGGCTTCAGAGGCGCGGTGGGAAAGATAAAAAGAATTCTGCTCTAAAAAATTGGGTGGTAATGGAAAACACAAATCACTCAATGCATTTATCATCTCCCTTTGCATTTTATTTCAGAATCATGTAGGGAAATATTATATGTTGGTTTGAAATTCTCATGTCTTAGAATTTTAGTTCTGTATGCAGTTACAGTCATAGTTGTGGGTTTTAAGCCGG
This portion of the Setaria viridis chromosome 7, Setaria_viridis_v4.0, whole genome shotgun sequence genome encodes:
- the LOC140223419 gene encoding uncharacterized protein gives rise to the protein MDDREWMYTGRSSQSSLTDEWIEKTDAFLELAFAKVKGASITWCSCSICANMRRQTKEVMGKHLCKNGFTTHYTRWIYHGEADRVREEVVRQRIEDYDDDARVGDMLNDYHEAHFDEGCREEDPEATAKTYYRMLSAAQQPLHGHTKVSQLDAIACLMDVKSQFSWSREAFNVILTVFGSLFLDGHILPKSMYEAQKLLRALKMPYEQIHACLKGCILFRKEHAEAKYCVKCESSRFLEVDSGDGQKR